One window of Lytechinus variegatus isolate NC3 chromosome 2, Lvar_3.0, whole genome shotgun sequence genomic DNA carries:
- the LOC121407712 gene encoding pre-mRNA-splicing factor SPF27-like: MAGEVIVDALPYVDQGYDEPGVREAAYALVEEETRRYRPTKNYLEHLPAIDSTPFVTEVLKNEFERMAMRQPMDMLSMKRYELPPPPIGRQNDITAWAECVENSMAQLEHQAERVINLELLQNYGSHAWRAHNDILVKMVESAQHQLQDIKKQIQEVNWKRKNKQTASGPELGRLQESWAGLVSKNYEIERACLELEYDTNKLKHQVDSLKPSTDTQYGQANRQNDDVDMEESDEDEDDDDDEYAASR, translated from the exons ATGGCGGGAGAAGTAATAGTGGATGCCTTGCCCTATGTAGACCAGGGATACGATGAACCAGGAGTCAGAGAAGCG GCTTATGCCCTTGTAGAGGAGGAGACCAGGAGATATCGTCCCACCAAGAACTACCTAGAGCATCTGCCAGCCATTGACAGCACTCCATTTGTCACTGAAGTTTTGAAGAATGAATTTGAAAGGATGGCCATGAGGCAGCCCATGGATATGTTAAGCATGAAAAG ATATGAGTTGCCTCCCCCTCCCATCGGACGCCAGAATGACATCACAGCCTGGGCAGAGTGTGTCGAGAACTCCATGGCGCAGTTGGAACACCAAGCCGAAAGAGTGATCAACCTTGAACTTCTCCAAAATTATGGCAGCCATGCCTGGAGAGCACACAATGA CATCCTGGTGAAGATGGTAGAAAGTGCCCAGCATCAGCTACAAGACATCAAGAAACAAATCCAGGAGGTcaattggaaaagaaaaaacaaacag ACTGCTTCAGGACCAGAACTCGGAAGATTGCAAGAAAG CTGGGCTGGTTTGGTGTCCAAGAACTACGAGATAGAGAGGGCATGTCTTGAGCTGGaatatgataccaacaaactcaAACACCAGGTGGATTCCTTGAAACCCAGTACTGACACACAATATGGACAAGCTAATCGCCAAAACGATGATGTTGATATGGAGGAAAgtgatgaggatgaggatgacgatgacgatgagtATGCTGCTTCGAGATGA